In one window of Prosthecomicrobium sp. N25 DNA:
- a CDS encoding aldo/keto reductase, translated as MTYRPLGRTDLRVSALCLGTMTWGEQNTEAEGHAQLDAALDAGINFIDTAEMYAVPPRPETQGRTEEIIGTWFAARKNRDKVILATKVSGRSANSWLRDDGSPTRLMRRQIDEAVAKSLKRLRTDFIDLYQVHYPDRPVVQFGSNPMVWRTPAPAADETAIEESLDALAAHVKAGRIRHLGVSNETSWGTMKWLFAAETRGLPRIQSIQNAYSLVNRTFEVNLAEVALREDVGLLAYSPLAQGFLTGKYRNGALPPKSRKALFNRLQRYEGPQAAPAFDAYCELAAAQGLDPAQMAIAFAASRPFTTAAIIGATTMDQLATCLGSLSVRITPELEAAIDAIHLRSPNPCP; from the coding sequence ATGACTTACCGCCCGCTCGGGCGGACCGACCTCCGGGTCTCCGCCCTCTGTCTCGGCACGATGACCTGGGGCGAGCAGAACACCGAGGCCGAGGGGCATGCGCAGCTCGACGCGGCGCTCGATGCCGGGATCAACTTCATCGACACGGCCGAGATGTACGCCGTCCCGCCGCGGCCGGAGACGCAGGGCCGGACCGAGGAGATCATCGGGACGTGGTTCGCGGCCCGGAAGAACCGCGACAAGGTCATCCTCGCCACAAAGGTGTCGGGCCGGAGCGCCAATTCGTGGCTGCGCGACGACGGCTCGCCGACCCGGCTCATGCGCCGTCAGATCGACGAGGCGGTCGCCAAGAGCCTGAAGCGGCTCAGGACAGACTTCATCGACCTCTACCAGGTGCACTATCCGGACCGGCCCGTGGTGCAGTTCGGATCGAACCCCATGGTCTGGCGCACGCCGGCGCCGGCCGCAGACGAGACGGCGATCGAGGAGTCGCTCGACGCGCTCGCGGCGCACGTGAAGGCGGGCCGCATCCGCCATCTCGGCGTCTCGAACGAGACGTCCTGGGGTACGATGAAGTGGCTGTTCGCGGCCGAGACGCGCGGGCTGCCGCGCATCCAGTCGATCCAGAACGCCTATTCGCTGGTCAACCGCACCTTCGAGGTCAACCTGGCGGAGGTCGCGCTGCGCGAGGACGTCGGGCTCCTGGCCTACTCGCCGCTCGCGCAGGGATTCCTGACCGGCAAGTACCGGAACGGGGCGCTGCCGCCGAAGTCGCGCAAGGCGCTGTTCAACCGGCTGCAGCGCTACGAGGGCCCGCAGGCCGCGCCGGCCTTCGACGCCTATTGCGAGCTGGCCGCCGCGCAGGGGCTCGATCCGGCCCAGATGGCCATCGCCTTCGCGGCGTCGCGGCCCTTCACGACTGCCGCCATCATCGGGGCGACCACCATGGACCAGCTCGCCACCTGCCTCGGCAGCCTTTCGGTGAGGATCACGCCGGAGCTCGAGGCGGCCATCGACGCCATCCACCTGAGGTCTCCGAACCCTTGCCCGTGA
- a CDS encoding creatininase family protein, giving the protein MPPKRFWHEMTTYDFRVPEAAEWIAVLPVAAIEQHGPHLPLATDMIINNGHIARTLKILPADIPAVFLPTQAIGKSNEHISSPGTLTFTWETVTRSWLEIGDSVARAGLRKMVIINSHGGNVPIIDVVARELRVRHDMLVVATAWSRFGQPDGLYGAHDRAFGIHGGEIETSIMLALRPDLVKMDLAQDFRSAQEDFEQEFKHLRAHGQIQFGWKAQDLNRDGTVGNAAIATAEKGNASLDHAAAVMVELLDDVRRFDLARLWRPDA; this is encoded by the coding sequence ATGCCCCCGAAGCGCTTCTGGCACGAGATGACCACCTACGACTTCCGCGTCCCGGAGGCCGCCGAATGGATCGCCGTGCTTCCCGTCGCGGCCATCGAGCAGCACGGCCCCCACCTGCCGCTCGCCACCGACATGATCATCAACAACGGCCATATCGCGCGCACGCTGAAGATCCTGCCCGCCGACATCCCCGCCGTCTTCCTGCCCACCCAGGCGATCGGCAAGTCGAACGAGCACATCTCGTCCCCCGGCACCCTGACCTTCACGTGGGAAACCGTGACACGGAGCTGGCTCGAGATCGGCGACAGCGTGGCGCGCGCCGGCCTGCGCAAGATGGTGATCATCAACAGCCACGGCGGCAACGTGCCGATCATCGACGTCGTCGCCCGCGAGCTGCGCGTCCGCCACGACATGCTGGTGGTGGCGACCGCCTGGTCGCGATTCGGCCAGCCGGACGGCCTCTACGGCGCCCACGACCGGGCCTTCGGCATCCACGGCGGCGAGATCGAGACCTCCATCATGCTGGCGCTGCGCCCGGACCTGGTGAAGATGGATCTCGCCCAGGACTTCCGCTCCGCCCAGGAGGATTTCGAGCAGGAGTTCAAGCACCTGCGCGCCCACGGCCAGATCCAGTTCGGCTGGAAGGCCCAGGACCTGAACCGCGACGGTACCGTCGGCAACGCCGCCATCGCCACGGCCGAAAAGGGGAACGCCTCCCTCGACCATGCGGCGGCCGTCATGGTCGAGCTCCTCGACGACGTCCGCCGCTTCGACCTCGCCCGCCTCTGGCGTCCCGACGCCTGA